The DNA region ATCTCGTTTCTGTATCGACGCGCGTACTAAGCCCAGTTCACTGAAGGCAGACAAAACATTCTTCGCCATCACCGGAGATGCTGTAGACTTTCGCTGGTGATGCCCTATCTGCAGATCCCCCGGTTTCATTTCCTCGGCCTGCAAATCGATATTTTCGGCGTCCTGGTTGCCACCGGATTTCTTCTCGGATCGCACCTGGCGGCTCGGCGGGCGGTCCGAATGGGCCTCAGTCCGTTGCCGATTCACGACGCGGCGCTCTTGGCGATCCTCTGCGGGATGTTCGGCGCTCACTTGATGCATCTCGTCGCCTACTTTCCGAAGGAACTGATCGAAAAGCCCTGGCGGATTTTTCAGGTATGGTCCGGAATCTCTTCCTTCGGTGGTTTTCTGGGTGCGGGTCTTGCGATTTGGTATTACTTCCACCGAAAAAAAATACCGTTTTACCCATACGCCGATGCGTTGATGTTCGGCATGGCACCCGGATGGATTTGCGGGCGGCTCGGCTGTTACACGGCCCACGATCACCCGGGGCGCCTCACCGATTTCTTCCTGGCGGTGAAATATCCGGGAGGGTCGAGGCACGACCTCGGCCTTTACGATGCACTTTTGGCAATGGCGATGACCGGTGTGGTCTATTTCTTGGGGCGGAAAAATGCGAAACCAAGACCTCCCGGATTTTTCTACGCGCTCGTTCTGATTCTGTACGGCATCCCGCGGTTTTTCTTCGATCACTTAAGAGCCGTGGACGTTCCGCGGCCGGACGCGCGTTACTTCGGGTGGACGCCGGGACAGTATTTGGCGGCGGCCCTCGTGACATTCGGCGCGTACCAGATGGTGCGAGCGTATCGGCAAGAATCGGCATCCACCGACTAGAGATGATATGACCCGCACCCGACATCACCACGCGGACGGTACGCCGAAATTTACGAACCGGCTTGCGCTCGAATCGAGCCCCTATCTCTTGCAGCATGCTCACAACCCGGTCGACTGGTATCCGTGGGGCGACGAAGCGTTCGAACGCGCCCGAAAAGAAGGTCGTCCGGTTCTCCTGAGCATCGGATACGCCACATGCCACTGGTGCCACGTGATGGAAGAGGAGTCGTTCGAGGATCTCGAAATCGCGGGTTTCATCAATCATCACTATGTGCCGATCAAGGTCGATCGCGAGCAACGACCCGACGTCGACGCTGTTTACATGAACGCCGTTCAGACGCTGACAGGCGGGGGTGGTTGGCCGATGACGATGTGGCTGACTCCCGACAAAAAGCCGTTTTACGGAGGCACATATTTTCCGTCCAGAGATGGAGATCGCGGCGCCCGCATGGGTTTTTTAAGTCTTCTTCAGCGATTGTATCAGGTGTATCGAGACCAACCGGATCACGTAGCGGAGCAGGCCTCCGAGTTGTCCAAGGCGGTGGCTGCTCAAATCGCTCCCGAACCGGGCGGCGCGGTTCCCGGCGTGGCCGTATTGCACGAGGCGTTCCGATGGTTCGCCGGCCAGTATGATCCCTCGTTAGGGGGATGGGGTCATGCGCCGAAATTTCCGCGTCCCGTATCAATCGAATTTCTCTTTCATTACGGCGTTCGCGCGAACGAGCCGAAGGCGATTGAGATGG from Bdellovibrionota bacterium includes:
- a CDS encoding prolipoprotein diacylglyceryl transferase, with the protein product MPYLQIPRFHFLGLQIDIFGVLVATGFLLGSHLAARRAVRMGLSPLPIHDAALLAILCGMFGAHLMHLVAYFPKELIEKPWRIFQVWSGISSFGGFLGAGLAIWYYFHRKKIPFYPYADALMFGMAPGWICGRLGCYTAHDHPGRLTDFFLAVKYPGGSRHDLGLYDALLAMAMTGVVYFLGRKNAKPRPPGFFYALVLILYGIPRFFFDHLRAVDVPRPDARYFGWTPGQYLAAALVTFGAYQMVRAYRQESASTD